ATCGAACCTACCAATATCTTATCCTCAATCGTCCCTTTCCTTCGGCCTTACAGAAAAGGTATAGCCATTGGGTGCCTCAACCACTTAATCCGGAACAAATGAGAGAAGTAGCCAGGTTCCTCATCGGACGCCACGATTTTACCTCATTTTCTTCTTCAGATAAAGACCTTAACAACCCTTATCGAAGAATAAAAGAACTGCGGATTACAGATTCCGGCTGGCAGACCGCCGGCACCACATCCAGGCTGGAAAGTCAGGGCTGCCCTTATTCCCCAGGGGGATTCCCTCTATTTCAAGCTGATGGTCTTATTCGAATTCATATCAGGGCGGATGCCTTCCTGCCTAATATGATTCGGGCCATAGTGGGGACTTTGATTGAGGTTGGACAGGGTAAACGATCGACTTATGAAGTAGAAGATATTTTGGCCGCCCGAGACCGCACTCTGGCCGGACCAACTGTTCCTGCCTGTGGGCTTTATTTGATAAAAGTAGATTACGTGTAACGGCCTATATTGAACTTCAGCCTTCAGCCTATCCACCTGAGTAGTGGCTATTCTTGCAGCGCTGCACCAGCCATCGTCCCCACTCTTCTATTCCTTCCCCGGTGCGGCAGGAGATGAGGAAAAAGGGGATATCCTTACGAAGTATCTCCAGACCTCGGTGGAAGTAATCGAGGTCAAAGTCAAAGTAAGGCAGCAGGTCCACCTTGTTCAACAGCACGGCATCGGCGCCAGTAAATATACCAGGGTATTTGTAAGGCTTATCGTGTCCTTCCGGCACACTGGAAACCACCACCGAGAAATGCGTTCCCAGCCGAAAGTTGGCCGGGCAAACGAGATTACCCACGTTCTCAATGAAGATAAGGTTCAACCCCTTCAGAGGAAACTGTTCCAGGGCGGAACGCACCATTGGCGCGTCCAGGTGGCATGCCCCGCCGGTATTGACCTGCACCACCGGTATCCCCGCGAAGGCAATGCGGTCGGCATCAATCGTCGAGGCTACGTCTCCCTCAATGACCCCTACTTTTAGCTCCGAGAGATGGGAGACGCTAGCTAAAATCAGGCTGGTCTTCCCAGCCCCTGGTGAGGCCATAAGGTTGAGGGCGCTTACTCCCGCCGCCTCAAACTGCCTTTGGTTCTCAAGGGCAATCTGATCATTGGCCTTCAAGATCCGTTGAACCACAGGAACTTTCATATTTCCTCCACTTCAATGCTCTCCACGTAGAATTCCTGCCCGCCGGTCGCCTGGAAGCAGATACCCCCGCAGTGGGGACACGCGGTAGGCAAAATTTCCTCCTTCCAGATGAAGTTCTGCTTACAGTCCGAGCAGGAGCAGGTGACCGGGATGCGGCGTATCTGGAGGACAGCGCCTTCAGCGGGAGTTCCCTGGCTAATGAGGTCGAAATAGAACTGGATGGAATCACTCACATAGCCGGAGAAGACCCCCAGGGCCAGGTTAATCCCGGTGATGCGGGAGGCTCTGGCTTGCTTCGCCGCTTCCAGCGTCGTGGCGAGAATTCCCTCGGTGATAGGTAACTCGTGCATGCTTTAAGAGCCTATCCCAAAACTTCCGCAGCGCCTTGTCGAGGATGCGAAGCGTCCTCGACAACAGGGGGTTAGACACCAGGCGTCGGCCAGACTCCTGGGGTCTGGGTTTGGGGATAGGCACTAAGGTCAATGGTAATTGTTTAGTAATGAGCTGTCAGCCTTCGTTCCTCAGCTTTGGCAGCCAGGTCAACGGCCATCACTCATAATTATGTTGTATAATAATCCATTTAATCTGTCAAGAGAAATTGTAAGTGTTCAGCCACAAAGACACGAAGACACAAAGATTAAAGAATTATTTCTTAATAGCTCAACAGAGCAGTAGCCCAGTAGTTAAAGACTTTTCTGAAAGTTCCAGAACTGGCACTCTATTGCTCTACTGCATACTTTTAAATTAAGTAACATACTATACTTTTGTGCTTTTTTGTA
The DNA window shown above is from bacterium and carries:
- the truA gene encoding tRNA pseudouridine(38-40) synthase TruA, with the protein product MPFKTQRSRNIKLTLEYDGTGYHGWQIQPDLPTVSGVLEIALEGLIGSKTRVIGASRTDAGAHALGQIANFKTEHPSIPTDKFPRALNSLLPKDVVVTGSEEVPPDFHARFSAVDRTYQYLILNRPFPSALQKRYSHWVPQPLNPEQMREVARFLIGRHDFTSFSSSDKDLNNPYRRIKELRITDSGWQTAGTTSRLESQGCPYSPGGFPLFQADGLIRIHIRADAFLPNMIRAIVGTLIEVGQGKRSTYEVEDILAARDRTLAGPTVPACGLYLIKVDYV
- the hypB gene encoding hydrogenase nickel incorporation protein HypB; translation: MKVPVVQRILKANDQIALENQRQFEAAGVSALNLMASPGAGKTSLILASVSHLSELKVGVIEGDVASTIDADRIAFAGIPVVQVNTGGACHLDAPMVRSALEQFPLKGLNLIFIENVGNLVCPANFRLGTHFSVVVSSVPEGHDKPYKYPGIFTGADAVLLNKVDLLPYFDFDLDYFHRGLEILRKDIPFFLISCRTGEGIEEWGRWLVQRCKNSHYSGG
- the hypA gene encoding hydrogenase maturation nickel metallochaperone HypA, which codes for MHELPITEGILATTLEAAKQARASRITGINLALGVFSGYVSDSIQFYFDLISQGTPAEGAVLQIRRIPVTCSCSDCKQNFIWKEEILPTACPHCGGICFQATGGQEFYVESIEVEEI